The genome window CGCCCAGGCCGCGCACCAGCGCTGCCAGCATCGGTCCGTTTGAGTTGTAGATCTGCTCCGGCGCGCGCGGCGTGCCGGGCGGCACCAGTTCGTCGCCGGTCGTCAGAATGCCTACGCGCAACTGCGCCACAACCGGCACGCTGGCAAGCCCTTGCGAGGCCAGCAGCGCCACGTGCGCGGCTTCAAGCAGGGTGCCAGCGGACAGCAGCGACGCACCGGTCATCGTGTCTTCGCCGCGGCGGCGGATATGCTGGTTGGGGGCGGGCTCTCGCGTGATCTCGACATGCCCGTCGGCTTCAACTGTGTCTTCCTGCATGACCACAGTGTCGGCGCCATCGGGAATCACGCTGCCGGTGAACAGGCGTGTGGCGAAACCGGGCTTGAGCGGCTCTGGCACGTCGCCTGCATAACAACGCTGCTGAATCGGCAGACGGCCGCCCGCCTGCCAGTCGGCCACCCGCAAGGCGTAACCGTCCATGGCGCTGTTGTCGGCCGGGGGAATATCCACCGTGGCTTCCAGGTCGGTGGCCAGCACGCGGCCCGCGGCAAGGGTCAAGGCAACATCTTCATGGCGTTGAAGGGAACCTGCGGCATTGGCCAGCAGGGTCTGGGCTTGATCGAAATCCAGCATGGTCAGGTTTCTTCTTTGTGATTCTTGAAATGCGTGGCGAAATTGCAGGGCCGTTGACCACTGTCCAATTGTTCGCGCAGGATTTTGGTCCAGGCGGTTTCGCAAGCATTGTTGGAGCCGGGCAGGCAGAAGATCAGCGTCCCGTTGGCCGAACCGGCAAACGCGCGTGATTGGATCGTGGAACTGCCGATCTCGGTATAGGAAATCTGGCGGAACAGTTCACCAAATCCGGGTATCTCACGATCCAGCAGCGGCAGGATCGCGGCCGGCGTGTGGTCCAGGTGCGAAAAACCCGTGCCGCCCGTGGTCAGGATGATCTGCACTTCCGGGTCGGCGATCCAATCGCTGATCACGCGCCGGATCTGGTAGATGTTGTCGCGAACAAGGTCGCGGCGCACGCACTGGTGCCCGGCGTGGGCCAGGCTGTGGGCAAGCAGATTGCCGGACGTGTCGTCCCCCGCGCTGCGGGTGTCGCTGACGGTCAATACGGCGCAGGCCAGCGAGACAGGGCTTTCTTCGCTCATGGACGTTCCTTGGTTGTGGAGGTGTCGTCATCCCAGGCATCCGTGCGGTCCTGGTCGGATTGGCGCTGTTCCACCCAAAAGCTGTTGCCGCCCGCGAGTGTCTCGCGCTTCCAGAAGGGGGCGCGCGTTTTGAGTGCGTCGATGATGTATTCGCAGCCGCGGAAAGCGTCGCCGCGGTGCGCGCTGGCGGCTGCCACGAACACAATCTGGGCGTTGCGGGACAAGGCTCCCACGCGGTGCACGATCACCGTGCCGTCGAGGTTCCAGCGGGCGCGGGCGGTGGCGGCGATTTCCTCAAGCTCGCGCTCGCACATGCCGGGGTAGTGTTCAAGATAGAGCGTGTCGGTGGGCGAATCGGGCGCGTAGTCGCGCACGTAGCCTACGAACGTGACGATACCGCCCACGCCCGAACCGGCGCGGTCGCGCAGCGCGGCAGTCAGCGCTGCGCTGTCGAAATCGGCTTC of Achromobacter seleniivolatilans contains these proteins:
- a CDS encoding molybdopterin molybdotransferase MoeA, with protein sequence MLDFDQAQTLLANAAGSLQRHEDVALTLAAGRVLATDLEATVDIPPADNSAMDGYALRVADWQAGGRLPIQQRCYAGDVPEPLKPGFATRLFTGSVIPDGADTVVMQEDTVEADGHVEITREPAPNQHIRRRGEDTMTGASLLSAGTLLEAAHVALLASQGLASVPVVAQLRVGILTTGDELVPPGTPRAPEQIYNSNGPMLAALVRGLGALPVHVLHARDTEADLIAAFTTLLADCDLVLSVGGVSVGERDLVKPALATLGGELSLWKVRMKPGKPVALAKIDGKPIVSLPGNPVSAYAVFAMLVTPLARRMQGRQEIFPPVSLLPLRTENPRKDGREEFLRVQRRVADDGSNELVAYGHQGSGVISSMPWATGLARLPADVLVQDKDRVAYYDLRHWLA
- the moaB gene encoding molybdenum cofactor biosynthesis protein B, whose amino-acid sequence is MSEESPVSLACAVLTVSDTRSAGDDTSGNLLAHSLAHAGHQCVRRDLVRDNIYQIRRVISDWIADPEVQIILTTGGTGFSHLDHTPAAILPLLDREIPGFGELFRQISYTEIGSSTIQSRAFAGSANGTLIFCLPGSNNACETAWTKILREQLDSGQRPCNFATHFKNHKEET
- a CDS encoding molybdenum cofactor biosynthesis protein MoaE, coding for MISVQEADFDSAALTAALRDRAGSGVGGIVTFVGYVRDYAPDSPTDTLYLEHYPGMCERELEEIAATARARWNLDGTVIVHRVGALSRNAQIVFVAAASAHRGDAFRGCEYIIDALKTRAPFWKRETLAGGNSFWVEQRQSDQDRTDAWDDDTSTTKERP